One window from the genome of Campylobacter concisus encodes:
- a CDS encoding type II secretion system protein, whose protein sequence is MKKGFTMIELIFVIVILGILAAVAIPKLAATRDDAEISKTASNIQTLISDLGSYYTSQGEFATDSDIKEAVKKMSNVKTPVKAKDDECLEVRPGNNTTGEIGITIKTGGLCKQVWGLPGLVDVKALIESTTDNKTANTLKFGGMGIKYK, encoded by the coding sequence AGTTGATCTTCGTGATCGTTATATTGGGCATATTAGCTGCGGTTGCTATACCAAAATTAGCTGCAACAAGGGATGATGCAGAGATATCAAAAACCGCTTCAAATATACAAACACTTATTTCGGACTTGGGTTCTTACTATACTTCGCAAGGTGAATTTGCTACTGATTCGGATATTAAAGAAGCTGTCAAAAAAATGTCAAATGTAAAAACACCAGTAAAAGCAAAAGATGATGAGTGTTTAGAAGTACGTCCTGGAAATAATACTACTGGTGAGATAGGAATAACTATAAAAACAGGCGGTCTTTGCAAACAAGTTTGGGGCTTGCCAGGCTTAGTAGATGTTAAAGCCTTAATCGAAAGTACTACCGACAACAAGACAGCTAATACACTTAAATTTGGTGGCATGGGCATAAAATATAAATAA